Proteins encoded within one genomic window of Lysinibacillus sphaericus:
- a CDS encoding AMP-binding protein, which produces MTAKPWLANYPEEVPPSLTFEEIPVQEFLTRAYKKKPSKVAIHFMGKDLTYTELYESALKFANYLQALGVEKGDRVAIMLPNTPQSVIAYYGAMYAGAVVVQTNPLYTERELQYQMADSGAKVILVMDILYPRVMKIMKETDLENVIVTAIKDYLPFPKNLVYPFIQKKQYGFSVKVEHSGQNHLFTEIMKSSPVKMINLPFDFEEDLALLQYTGGTTGYPKGVMLTHKNLIANTTMCDAWMYKCVHGEETIMGILPFFHVYGMTTVMLLSVFTQNRMVLLPKFDAETALKTIDKQKPTLFPGAPTLYIGLLNHPDIAKYDLSSIKACLSGSASLPVEVQEQFEAVTGGKLVEGYGLTETSPVTHATPIWGNRVIGSVGLPWPNTDSVILRTGDTEQLAVGEVGEIAVKGPQVMKGYWNRPEDTAATFADGWFLTGDLGYMDEKGYFYVVDRKKDLIIAGGFNIYPREVEEVLYEREEIQECVVAGIPDPYRGETVKAYIVLKEGYSITEDELNKYCRQHLAAFKVPRIYEFRDELPKTAVGKILRRSLVDEEKTKLANKEAK; this is translated from the coding sequence ATGACAGCAAAACCATGGCTAGCAAATTATCCTGAAGAAGTACCACCGTCTTTAACGTTTGAGGAAATTCCTGTGCAAGAGTTTTTAACGCGTGCCTATAAAAAGAAGCCATCGAAAGTGGCAATTCATTTCATGGGTAAGGATTTGACGTACACCGAGTTATATGAATCTGCACTTAAGTTTGCAAACTACTTACAAGCACTTGGCGTGGAAAAAGGAGATCGTGTAGCGATTATGCTACCAAACACGCCACAAAGTGTAATCGCTTACTACGGGGCAATGTATGCCGGCGCAGTCGTAGTACAGACAAATCCACTTTACACTGAACGAGAATTGCAGTACCAAATGGCCGACTCTGGTGCGAAGGTAATTTTAGTAATGGATATTTTGTATCCACGTGTCATGAAAATCATGAAAGAAACAGACCTTGAAAATGTCATTGTAACAGCTATTAAAGATTACTTACCATTTCCGAAAAATTTAGTATATCCTTTTATTCAAAAAAAGCAGTACGGTTTTAGTGTGAAAGTGGAGCATAGCGGACAAAATCATTTATTTACAGAAATAATGAAGTCCTCACCTGTAAAAATGATCAATCTGCCGTTTGATTTTGAAGAAGATTTAGCATTGCTTCAATATACAGGAGGGACGACAGGGTACCCGAAAGGCGTTATGTTAACGCATAAAAACTTAATTGCCAATACGACAATGTGCGATGCCTGGATGTATAAATGCGTACATGGCGAAGAAACAATTATGGGTATTCTTCCATTTTTCCATGTCTATGGTATGACAACGGTAATGCTACTATCTGTGTTTACCCAAAATAGAATGGTATTGTTGCCGAAGTTTGATGCTGAAACAGCTTTAAAAACAATTGATAAGCAAAAGCCAACATTGTTCCCTGGTGCACCGACATTATATATTGGTTTACTAAATCATCCAGATATTGCGAAGTATGATTTATCGTCTATTAAAGCATGTTTAAGTGGTTCCGCTTCACTGCCTGTAGAAGTACAGGAACAATTTGAGGCCGTAACAGGTGGGAAGCTTGTGGAAGGTTATGGCTTAACTGAAACCTCTCCCGTAACGCACGCAACACCCATTTGGGGTAACCGGGTTATCGGTTCAGTAGGTTTACCGTGGCCGAATACCGACTCTGTCATTTTACGTACGGGGGATACAGAACAACTTGCTGTCGGTGAAGTAGGTGAAATTGCTGTCAAAGGTCCACAGGTTATGAAGGGCTATTGGAATCGTCCAGAAGATACGGCTGCAACTTTTGCAGATGGCTGGTTTTTAACAGGAGACCTTGGCTATATGGATGAGAAAGGTTACTTCTATGTGGTGGACAGGAAAAAGGATTTAATTATTGCAGGTGGCTTTAATATTTATCCTCGTGAAGTCGAAGAAGTTTTGTATGAACGGGAAGAAATTCAAGAATGCGTTGTAGCAGGTATTCCTGATCCGTATCGAGGAGAAACAGTAAAAGCATATATTGTATTAAAAGAAGGATATTCGATTACTGAAGACGAATTAAATAAATACTGTCGTCAGCACTTGGCTGCTTTTAAAGTGCCACGCATTTATGAATTCCGAGATGAACTACCAAAAACAGCTGTTGGAAAAATTTTGCGTCGTTCCTTAGTGGATGAAGAAAAAACAAAATTAGCGAATAAAGAAGCAAAATAA
- a CDS encoding TetR/AcrR family transcriptional regulator, with product MKRDKPKYKQIIDAAVFVIAENGYHQAQVSKIAKQAGVADGTIYLYFKNKEDILISVFNEKMAVFVESLQDIIENGSTSKDKLSRMIENHFNVLATDRSLATVTQLELRQSNKDLRQKINAVLRDYLQLLDQILIEGMVTGEFNQTMDVRLARQMVFGTIDETITSWVMNDYRYDLIEQVPKVQALILNGIKA from the coding sequence ATGAAACGAGATAAGCCAAAATATAAGCAAATTATTGATGCAGCTGTCTTCGTTATTGCAGAAAATGGGTATCACCAAGCGCAAGTATCGAAGATCGCAAAACAAGCTGGGGTGGCTGACGGAACGATCTATTTATATTTTAAAAATAAAGAAGATATATTAATTTCTGTCTTTAATGAAAAAATGGCTGTTTTTGTAGAGTCATTACAAGATATAATAGAAAATGGAAGCACGTCGAAAGACAAACTTTCACGCATGATTGAAAATCATTTTAATGTTCTAGCTACAGATCGATCATTAGCGACTGTGACTCAATTAGAACTTCGTCAATCAAATAAAGATTTACGTCAAAAGATCAATGCAGTATTAAGAGATTACTTGCAATTGCTTGATCAGATTCTAATTGAAGGTATGGTTACTGGTGAGTTCAATCAAACGATGGATGTACGTTTGGCACGTCAAATGGTATTTGGCACAATTGACGAAACGATTACATCGTGGGTGATGAATGACTATCGATATGATTTGATAGAACAGGTTCCGAAAGTTCAGGCATTAATCCTGAACGGCATTAAAGCTTAA
- a CDS encoding enoyl-CoA hydratase, with the protein MEFLSWKVEDGVAIITIARPPANALSRGIIAEVDAVLDAVENDDAVRVLVLHGEGRFFSAGADIKEFTEVESGDEFTKLAGNGQQVFERVETFSKPVIAAIHGAALGGGLELAMSCHMRFVTESAKLGLPELQLGLIPGFGGTQRLPRYVGVAKAAEMMFTSEPISGAEAVQWGLANRAFTDESLLEETLKVAKKIAKKSPIALKEAIQALQYAKPASFYEGMEAEAKSFGTVFVSADAKEGIQAFIEKREPVFTGK; encoded by the coding sequence ATGGAATTTCTAAGTTGGAAAGTAGAAGATGGAGTAGCAATTATTACGATTGCACGTCCTCCAGCAAACGCATTATCTCGTGGAATCATTGCAGAAGTAGATGCTGTGCTAGATGCCGTAGAAAACGATGACGCTGTACGTGTCCTTGTACTTCATGGTGAAGGCCGTTTCTTCTCAGCGGGTGCAGACATTAAGGAATTTACTGAAGTAGAGTCTGGAGATGAATTTACGAAGCTTGCAGGCAATGGGCAACAAGTATTTGAACGTGTTGAAACGTTCTCTAAACCTGTTATTGCAGCAATCCACGGTGCGGCACTTGGCGGTGGTCTAGAACTAGCAATGAGTTGCCATATGCGCTTTGTAACAGAATCTGCGAAATTAGGGTTGCCAGAATTACAACTAGGTCTTATTCCAGGCTTTGGTGGCACACAACGTTTACCGCGTTATGTGGGGGTAGCAAAAGCAGCGGAAATGATGTTTACAAGCGAACCTATTTCAGGGGCAGAAGCTGTGCAGTGGGGCTTAGCGAACCGTGCATTTACCGATGAATCATTACTTGAGGAAACACTAAAGGTTGCTAAAAAAATTGCTAAAAAGAGCCCAATCGCTTTGAAAGAAGCCATTCAAGCATTGCAATATGCGAAGCCGGCTTCATTCTATGAAGGTATGGAGGCAGAAGCTAAATCCTTTGGTACGGTTTTTGTATCAGCAGATGCTAAAGAAGGTATTCAAGCATTTATCGAAAAACGCGAGCCTGTGTTTACTGGCAAATAG
- a CDS encoding endonuclease MutS2, with the protein MIADRALKTLEYDKVRQQVATYCTSSIGKSAIDELVPQTDFEKVVQLLEEMDEGLSILRVKGNVPMGGIFDVRPAARRAQIGGMLSAMELMEVSSTIRASRILRNFLEDLESDEIIEIPHFIAKKEMMPVLTGLQHEINNCIDDNGAVLDSASQTLRSIRQSLRAEEAKVRSKLESLTRGSNAAKMLSDAIVTIRNDRYVIPVKQEYRYHYGGIVHDQSSSGQTLFIEPDSVVQANNEIHRLKMKEQVEIERILLALSAMVEEVAPDVFNLVKLLGEIDVILAKGKYGQANKCTMPKMNKDGYIRLVRARHPLLPIETAVANDIEFGKDITAIVITGPNTGGKTVTLKTVGLCTLMAQAGLPVPALDGSELAVFEQLFADIGDEQSIEQSLSTFSSHMVNIVDILQQFDHESLVLFDELGAGTDPQEGAALAISILDEVHGRGARVMATTHYPELKAYGYNRPGVANASVEFDIETLSPTYRLLIGVPGRSNAFEISSRLGLPESIIDRAKNFTGTDRHEVESMIASLEATRRQSEDDAERSHDLLLESEALRKELQDKLQAYEERKEALDKKAKEKARKIVEEAKREAETIISELREMRKNADQVVKEHELIEARKRLEEATPLEHNKVLKKAAQVKARAQNLVVGDEVKVLSYGQRGTLLEKVSDVEWVVQMGILKMKIADTDLEYIKPEKAPIQRVAGVKNRDSHVKLELDLRGERYEDALIRTEKYIDDALLANYGRVSIIHGVGTGALRQGIQSYLKKHKRVKSFRFGEAGEGGFGVTVVELK; encoded by the coding sequence GTGATCGCAGACCGCGCATTGAAAACACTAGAATATGATAAGGTACGTCAACAAGTGGCTACATACTGTACTTCTTCAATCGGCAAATCAGCCATTGATGAACTTGTGCCACAAACAGACTTTGAAAAAGTCGTTCAGTTGTTAGAAGAAATGGATGAAGGGCTTTCCATTTTACGTGTAAAAGGCAATGTGCCAATGGGTGGTATTTTCGATGTACGACCAGCAGCAAGACGTGCCCAAATCGGAGGCATGCTTTCAGCGATGGAATTAATGGAAGTGTCTAGTACGATTCGAGCTAGCCGTATACTGCGTAATTTCTTAGAAGATTTAGAGTCAGATGAAATTATTGAAATCCCTCATTTTATCGCTAAAAAGGAAATGATGCCTGTATTAACAGGTTTACAGCATGAAATTAATAACTGTATTGATGATAATGGGGCTGTTTTAGATTCTGCAAGTCAAACGTTGCGCTCCATTCGCCAGTCTCTACGAGCAGAAGAGGCTAAAGTGCGTTCAAAGCTAGAGAGCTTAACACGAGGAAGTAATGCAGCTAAAATGCTTTCAGATGCAATTGTAACGATTCGTAACGACCGTTATGTGATTCCAGTTAAACAAGAATATCGCTATCACTATGGCGGCATTGTGCATGACCAATCATCGTCTGGTCAAACGTTATTTATCGAACCAGATTCAGTTGTACAAGCGAATAATGAAATACACCGTCTCAAAATGAAAGAGCAAGTTGAAATTGAGCGCATTTTGCTTGCTTTAAGTGCGATGGTTGAAGAAGTGGCACCTGATGTATTTAATTTAGTAAAACTATTAGGCGAGATTGACGTTATTTTGGCAAAGGGTAAATATGGCCAAGCCAATAAATGTACGATGCCTAAAATGAACAAGGATGGTTATATTCGACTTGTGCGCGCACGCCATCCGCTATTACCTATCGAAACGGCGGTTGCCAATGACATCGAATTTGGCAAAGATATTACGGCTATTGTAATTACAGGACCCAACACGGGTGGTAAAACCGTGACGTTAAAAACAGTGGGTCTTTGTACATTAATGGCACAAGCAGGCTTACCGGTGCCGGCATTAGACGGTTCAGAGCTAGCGGTATTTGAGCAACTTTTTGCTGATATTGGTGATGAGCAATCGATTGAACAATCGCTTTCAACATTTTCATCACATATGGTGAACATTGTCGACATTTTACAGCAATTTGATCACGAATCACTTGTGCTATTCGATGAATTAGGCGCCGGAACGGATCCACAAGAAGGGGCTGCCTTAGCGATTTCTATTTTAGATGAAGTACATGGTCGCGGCGCTCGTGTTATGGCTACGACGCACTATCCTGAATTAAAAGCATACGGCTATAATCGCCCTGGTGTTGCCAATGCAAGTGTGGAATTCGATATTGAAACGTTGAGTCCAACTTATCGCTTACTTATTGGTGTACCAGGTCGCTCCAATGCTTTTGAAATTTCTAGTCGTCTCGGTTTACCAGAGTCCATTATTGATCGTGCCAAAAACTTCACAGGAACGGATCGACATGAGGTGGAATCCATGATTGCGTCCTTAGAAGCAACACGACGCCAATCAGAGGACGATGCAGAGCGTTCCCATGATTTACTACTAGAGTCCGAAGCACTTCGTAAAGAGCTTCAGGACAAGCTTCAAGCTTACGAAGAACGCAAAGAAGCTCTTGACAAAAAAGCGAAGGAAAAAGCGCGCAAAATTGTCGAAGAAGCAAAACGAGAAGCAGAAACGATTATTTCAGAGCTTCGAGAAATGCGTAAAAACGCTGATCAAGTAGTGAAAGAGCATGAGCTGATTGAGGCGCGGAAACGATTGGAAGAAGCCACTCCGCTTGAGCATAACAAAGTATTGAAAAAAGCGGCTCAAGTCAAGGCGCGTGCACAAAACTTGGTTGTCGGTGATGAGGTAAAGGTGTTAAGCTATGGTCAACGAGGTACGTTGCTTGAAAAAGTATCTGATGTTGAATGGGTTGTACAAATGGGCATTTTAAAGATGAAAATTGCCGATACCGATCTTGAATACATTAAACCAGAGAAAGCGCCTATACAACGAGTTGCGGGTGTGAAAAATCGAGATAGCCATGTGAAATTAGAGTTAGATTTACGTGGGGAGCGCTATGAGGATGCATTAATACGCACTGAAAAATATATAGATGATGCGCTACTTGCAAACTATGGTCGAGTGTCGATTATCCACGGTGTTGGGACCGGAGCATTACGTCAGGGCATTCAAAGTTACCTGAAAAAACATAAACGGGTGAAATCCTTCCGTTTTGGAGAAGCAGGCGAAGGTGGATTTGGCGTCACTGTTGTGGAATTGAAATAA
- a CDS encoding electron transfer flavoprotein subunit alpha/FixB family protein: MSKKVLVLGEVREGSLRNVSFEAIAAAKQIADGGEVVGVLLGDAVAGLASVLFEYGADRVVTVEHPHLKQYTSDGYGQALLAVIEQENPTGIVFGHTANGKDLSPKIASKLQAGLVSDVTSIEGAGDDAVFIRPIYSGKAFEKVKVKDGVVLVSIRPNNIAPLEKAPGKTGDVSSITVDITNLRSIIKEVVRKSSEGVDLSEAKVVVAGGRGVKSEEGFEPLKELADLLGGAVGASRGACDAEYCDYSLQIGQTGKVVTPDLYIAAGISGAIQHLAGMSNSKVIVAINKDPEANIFKVADYGIVGDLFEVIPLLIEEFKALKVNA; the protein is encoded by the coding sequence ATGTCAAAAAAAGTATTAGTATTAGGTGAAGTTCGTGAAGGAAGCTTACGTAATGTATCTTTCGAGGCAATTGCAGCAGCAAAACAAATCGCTGATGGCGGCGAAGTTGTAGGGGTACTTTTAGGAGATGCGGTTGCAGGGTTAGCAAGTGTATTATTCGAGTATGGGGCAGATCGTGTTGTGACAGTGGAGCATCCGCATTTAAAACAATATACATCAGATGGCTATGGACAAGCTTTATTAGCTGTTATCGAGCAAGAAAATCCAACAGGCATCGTATTTGGTCATACAGCTAATGGTAAAGATTTATCGCCTAAAATTGCGAGTAAATTACAAGCAGGACTTGTTTCTGACGTCACTTCTATTGAAGGTGCCGGTGACGATGCAGTATTCATCCGTCCAATTTATTCGGGTAAGGCTTTTGAAAAGGTAAAAGTAAAAGATGGCGTAGTGTTAGTTTCAATCCGTCCAAATAATATTGCACCTTTAGAAAAAGCACCAGGTAAAACAGGTGATGTATCATCTATTACAGTTGATATTACAAATTTACGTTCAATCATTAAAGAGGTCGTACGTAAATCTTCAGAAGGCGTAGATCTTTCAGAAGCTAAAGTGGTAGTAGCAGGTGGTCGTGGTGTTAAATCAGAGGAAGGCTTCGAACCGCTAAAAGAATTAGCAGATTTACTTGGTGGTGCAGTTGGTGCATCTCGTGGAGCATGCGATGCTGAGTATTGTGATTATTCATTACAAATCGGTCAAACAGGTAAGGTTGTGACACCAGACCTTTACATCGCAGCAGGTATTTCTGGGGCTATCCAACATTTAGCGGGTATGTCAAACTCAAAAGTCATTGTAGCGATTAATAAAGATCCTGAGGCAAATATCTTTAAAGTAGCAGACTACGGTATCGTAGGCGATTTATTCGAAGTGATTCCATTGCTAATTGAAGAATTTAAAGCGTTAAAAGTGAACGCATAA
- a CDS encoding DUF350 domain-containing protein: MLNSSFWRYPIIETAGYFSVVVLCLVVSMALFEVVTKYKNWEEIKNGNVAVALATGGKILGICNIFRYSIARHSTLSEMIGWGLFGFTLLIVAYFLFEFMTPRFNVDQEIANDNRSVGFISFTISVGLSFVIGASIA; this comes from the coding sequence ATGCTAAATTCTAGCTTTTGGCGATATCCAATTATCGAAACGGCAGGATATTTTAGTGTTGTTGTGTTATGTTTAGTCGTTTCGATGGCATTGTTCGAAGTCGTTACGAAATATAAAAACTGGGAAGAAATAAAAAATGGTAATGTAGCTGTGGCGCTTGCAACGGGCGGTAAAATATTAGGTATTTGTAATATTTTTCGTTATTCGATTGCTCGCCATAGCACGCTGAGTGAAATGATTGGTTGGGGACTATTTGGCTTCACGTTACTAATTGTGGCATATTTCTTATTTGAATTTATGACCCCTCGTTTTAACGTAGATCAAGAAATTGCTAACGACAATCGCTCAGTTGGCTTTATTTCCTTTACGATTTCAGTCGGTTTATCGTTTGTTATTGGGGCAAGTATTGCATAG
- a CDS encoding IS3 family transposase (programmed frameshift): MGTRVSYPYEVKMKAIKMRLAGVPVKQILLELNIRHKTQVETWVRWYRNGEVNRLKQPVGKQYIFNKGPEPDNEQTKLALENRYLKQQIEVPKKVRRVGEEVVGEVAVQLVASLRSMMSVKDICKHFGIARSTYYRWKQASTDARSRQAIERRIGELCRANKFRYGYRKITALLRQEMCVNHKVVQRIMQKYGWQCRVKVKKRKRTGQPYAIAANLLNRDFEATAPLQKLVTDITYLPFGQKQLYLSSIQDLYNGEIIAYSIGDCQDTDFVLDTLAQLHHLPEGCTLHSDQGAVYTSYDYQQAVKAKGITMSMSRKGTPADNAPIESFHSVLKSETFYLDNLNSTTTAIVEQTVKDYINYYNNNRIQTKLNNQSPVQYRQLVG, encoded by the exons ATGGGAACAAGAGTGAGTTATCCCTATGAAGTAAAAATGAAAGCGATTAAGATGCGATTAGCGGGTGTACCTGTCAAACAGATTCTATTGGAATTAAATATACGCCATAAAACACAGGTCGAAACATGGGTGCGTTGGTATAGAAATGGTGAAGTCAATCGTTTGAAACAACCTGTAGGCAAACAATATATCTTTAATAAGGGTCCTGAACCGGACAATGAACAAACGAAATTAGCATTGGAAAACCGTTATTTAAAGCAACAAATTGAGGTGC CTAAAAAAGTACGCAGAGTTGGAGAGGAAGTGGTTGGAGAAGTAGCAGTACAGTTAGTTGCGTCACTAAGAAGCATGATGTCTGTAAAGGACATTTGTAAACACTTTGGGATTGCACGATCTACCTACTATCGTTGGAAACAGGCATCAACCGATGCAAGGTCTCGTCAAGCAATAGAGAGACGTATCGGTGAACTCTGTCGAGCAAATAAATTTCGCTATGGCTACAGAAAAATTACAGCACTCTTACGTCAAGAAATGTGCGTCAATCATAAAGTGGTTCAACGTATCATGCAAAAATATGGTTGGCAATGTCGCGTGAAAGTGAAAAAACGGAAACGAACAGGACAACCTTATGCAATCGCAGCAAATTTATTAAATCGCGATTTTGAAGCCACCGCACCGTTACAGAAGCTCGTAACTGATATTACTTACTTGCCATTTGGTCAAAAACAGTTGTATCTTTCAAGTATTCAAGATTTATATAATGGTGAAATTATTGCCTATTCGATTGGAGACTGCCAAGATACTGATTTTGTGCTGGATACATTAGCTCAACTTCATCATTTGCCCGAAGGGTGTACGTTGCACAGTGACCAAGGGGCGGTATACACATCGTATGATTATCAACAGGCCGTAAAAGCAAAAGGCATTACCATGAGCATGTCCCGTAAAGGTACGCCCGCTGATAATGCCCCAATCGAATCGTTTCATTCTGTGTTAAAGTCTGAAACATTCTACTTAGACAATTTGAACAGTACTACGACGGCCATCGTAGAACAAACTGTCAAAGACTATATAAACTATTATAACAATAACCGAATTCAAACGAAACTAAACAACCAGTCGCCGGTTCAATACCGACAACTGGTTGGGTAA
- a CDS encoding electron transfer flavoprotein subunit beta/FixA family protein, which translates to MNIFALIKRTFDTEEKIVVSGGKIQEDGAEFIINPYDEYAIEEAIQVRDAAGGKVTVVTIGGEDAEKQLRTALAMGADEAVLINTEDDLDELDQNAAAYILAEYLKDKEADLILTGNVAIDGGSGQVGPRVADLLGINYVTTITNLEIDGTSAKIVRDIEGDSEVIETSLPLLVTAQQGLNEPRYPSLPGIMKAKKKPLAELELDDLDIDEDDVEVKVETVDIYLPAQKAAGRILEGELSAQAKELVNLLHSEAKVV; encoded by the coding sequence ATGAATATTTTTGCATTAATTAAACGTACGTTTGATACAGAAGAAAAAATCGTTGTGTCAGGTGGTAAAATCCAAGAGGATGGCGCTGAATTCATTATTAATCCTTATGATGAATATGCAATTGAGGAAGCAATCCAAGTTCGTGACGCAGCTGGTGGTAAAGTAACAGTTGTGACAATTGGTGGCGAAGATGCGGAGAAACAATTACGTACAGCGTTAGCAATGGGTGCTGACGAAGCGGTTCTTATTAATACAGAAGATGATCTAGATGAATTAGATCAAAATGCAGCTGCTTACATTTTAGCTGAGTACTTAAAAGATAAAGAGGCGGACTTAATTTTAACAGGCAATGTGGCAATTGACGGTGGTTCTGGTCAAGTAGGTCCACGCGTTGCTGATTTATTGGGCATTAACTATGTAACAACAATTACAAATCTTGAAATCGATGGCACATCTGCAAAAATCGTGCGCGATATCGAAGGGGATTCAGAAGTAATTGAAACATCTTTACCACTTTTAGTAACTGCTCAACAAGGTTTAAATGAGCCGCGTTACCCATCATTACCAGGCATCATGAAAGCGAAGAAGAAACCGCTTGCAGAGCTTGAATTAGATGATTTAGATATCGATGAAGATGATGTTGAAGTAAAAGTAGAAACGGTGGATATTTACTTGCCAGCTCAAAAAGCAGCAGGTCGTATTTTAGAAGGCGAACTTTCTGCTCAAGCAAAAGAGCTAGTCAACTTACTTCATTCAGAAGCGAAAGTAGTTTAA
- the trxA gene encoding thioredoxin, with the protein MAIVHATDATFQDDIKEGLVLVDFWAAWCGPCKMIGPVLEEMDAAGSAAKIVKVDVDNNQGTAAQYQIMSIPSLLLFKNGELVDKTVGFQPKEALEAFIAKHA; encoded by the coding sequence ATGGCAATTGTACATGCAACAGATGCGACGTTCCAAGATGATATTAAAGAAGGCTTAGTATTAGTCGACTTTTGGGCTGCTTGGTGTGGACCATGTAAAATGATTGGACCAGTTCTTGAAGAAATGGATGCTGCGGGTAGTGCTGCTAAAATCGTCAAAGTTGACGTAGATAACAACCAAGGTACTGCTGCACAATACCAAATCATGTCTATTCCTTCACTGCTTTTATTCAAAAATGGTGAATTAGTAGACAAAACTGTTGGTTTCCAACCAAAAGAAGCATTAGAAGCTTTCATCGCAAAACATGCTTAA